GCAGGCAAGTCGGCTGAGACCACCGTCAGCGTGCGTTTTGATCTGAGCGACTGGCAGCCAGATGCCGCAGAGGAGGGGATTGACCCCCCTGAGGACGGTCCCTGGATTCAGACTGATGCCAATGCGTGGACGGTGACGCGCAAGCTGCGCGTGATGCCGGGGGGGTCTTACAGCAGCACCTACAGCTCAGACGGGGAACCGTGCAACCTGCAGCAGCTGCAAACCCAGCTGCGCCGATTGCGCATCGATCCGGAAGGCAGCAATGTCGTGATGCAAGGTGACGTGACGCGGATTGTCTCGATGAGCAATCGGGACCGCCGCGGCCTCATCGACGAGCTGGCAGGTGTCGCGCTCTTCGACACCCGCATTGAACAGAGCCGCCGAAAGCTCGACGACGTGCAAGAGCGGCAAGATCGCTGCCGCATCGTTGAACAAGAACTCCTAACCGCCCGCCAACGCCTGGAAAAGGACTGCGCAAAAGCACGGGCCTATCAAGACCTACGCGATCAAGTGCAACGTGGCAGGCAGCAGGAGCTTGTGCTGGCCTTCGAAGCCGCTGAAGCGGAGCTGAAGCAGCTCAAAACCCGCCAACAGCAACTCAGCGAGCAGGAGATCCGCGACAGCGCAGCCATCAAGGAGAAGGAAACAACCTTGTCTGAGCAGGCCACACGCCTCCAAACCCTTCAGGAGAGCGTGAAGGCCTTAGGCGAAGACCAACTGCTCAGCGTGCAGGCGGAATTGGCCGGTCTCGATCCTCAGAACCGCGCTCTCGAACGTCAAGCCACGCAACATCAGCAGGAAGGCGAACGCCTGCAAGGACTGCGACAGACCCTCACCAGCCGCCGACAGCAACTTCAAGCAGACAGCGAAGGGCTCAAGCAAGCCAACAACCCAGAGGTGCTTCAGGCAGCAGAGCAAGCCTGCCGCGATGCCGAAGCTGCTGTTGAAATCTCGCGCAGGCGCCTCGGCGATGTCGCCGGGCGATCAGGAGCCTGGCTGGATGAGCAACGCCAAAGGGCCGCACGCCGCTCCGACTTACAAACCACGCTCACGCCTCTTCAGGAGGAACAACAGCAACTCCAAGAGCGTTTGCGTCAGGACGAAGCGCGTCAATCCGAGCTGCAGCTGGAACGGGACGAAGCCGGTGCCGAAGACCGTGAGGTCCAAGACCAGCTGGAAGCCCTGGAACAGGAGTGGCAAGCGCTTCTGGAAAGCCTGCGCAGCGGCAAAGAACAGCTGCAAGAACGCGCTGAAGCCGTTGCGATTCAACAACGCACACGCACAAGGCTGGAAGAGGAACAGACCCGCCTGGAACGGGAAATCGCCCGATTAGAAAGCCGACGGGAAGCCCTGCAGGAAACAAGGGGGACGGGGGCCTTGCGCCTCTTGCTGGAAGCGGGACTGGATGGAATCCATGGAGCCGTTGCTCAACTAGGCGACGTGGAAGATCGCCATCGCCTAGCCCTAGAGGTCGCGGCTGGAGCACGCATGGCCCAGGTGGTAGTCGACGACGACCGGATTGCAGCCCGTGCCATCGATTTGCTGAAGAGCCGGCGGGCGGGCCGTTTGACGTTTTTACCTCTCAACAAAATTCGATCCCAAGCCGCTGGCGGTAGCGGTGGCGCAGCGATAGCCCGTGGCCGCCGACCGGATGGAGACCAGGGCGCCGGCCTGATCGCGCGAGCTGTGGAATTAATCCGCTACGAGCCGATCTATAGCGACGTGTTCGGGTACGTCTTTGGCGACACACAGGTGTTCAGCGACCTAGGCAGTGCTCGGCAACAAATCGGGCGTTTCCGCGCCGTTACCCTCGAAGGCGAACTGCTCGAAAAAAGTGGCGCGATGACCGGCGGCAGCTTCAGCCAGCGCAGCGGTGGGCTGAGTTTCGGGGTGAGCAGTGACAGCGACGAAGCCGAACCGCTTCGGCAGCGGCTGCTCGAGCTTGGCGAAACCCTGGCCGCCTGCAGACGCGAAGAAAGCCGACTGCTTCAAGCTCTCGAGCAAGAACGACCACGGCTGCGTCAGCTGGAACAAAGGCAAGCGGCCCTGGATGCGGAGAGAACTGCCGCCAAGCGAGCCCATGGCCCCCTGCTGGAGCGTTGCCGCCAACGCAGCGAGCGTCTCAACAGCCTTCAAGCCAACCGCACGCAACAGGAACAACGACTTCTCGTTCTCAAAACCACCATCAGTCCTCTGCTCGACGAACTCGAGAGAATGTCCACTGAAGAGCGAAAGGTTCAAGCCGAGGCCGATGCCGGGAATTGGCAACAACTCCAGACTGAACTCGAACAGTCGGACACCGCCTTGGAGCTGGCCCGCCGCCATCGTGATGATCGCCTTCAGCATCAGCGTGAACGCGAGCTGGCGCAGACCCGAATCGCTGACCAACAACAGGCGATCGAAGAGGAAGAAAACACTCTCCAACGCGCCGTCACAGCGCTCGCTGAAGCGCATCAAAGCTGGCGTAACGAACAAAAGGAGCTGCAAGAACGTCGCCAGACGTTGGAAAGCCAGCAACAAATCCTCCAAACCAAATTTGGGGAGGAGCGTCGCGCTCGGGATGCAGCAGAGGCTTCAGTGGCCGAGCTGCGACAGAACCTCCAGCAAGCCCGCTGGGAACTTGAACGCTTGCAGGAGGAGCGTCAAGCGATTCAAGAGCAACTGCGCAGCGGTGGAATCCGCCTAGAGGAACTCAAGCCCACACTGCCCAACCCCCTTCCTGAAATCCCAGAAGAGATCCGCGATGCCGGCCTTGAGGCCCTGCAGGAACAGCTGCAGCAACTTCTGAAACGGATGGAAGCGCTCGAACCGGTCAACATGCTGGCCCTCGAAGAGCTAACGGCACTGGAAGAACGACTGGGGGACCTGGGCGAACGCCTCGACGTGCTCAGCCAGGAGCGCGAGGAACTGCTCCTGAGGATCGAAACGGTGGCCACCCTCCGGCAAGAGGCGTTTATGGAAGCCTTTCAAGCCGTGGATGGGCATTTCTCAGAGATCTTTGCAAGCCTGTCCGAGGGCGACGGCAAGCTGCAGCTGGACAATCCAGATGACCCCCTCGAGGGGGGGCTCACCCTGGTCGCTCATCCGAAAGGCAAGGCCGTACGCCGCTTGGCGGCCATGTCCGGTGGGGAGAAGTCACTGACCGCACTCAGTTTTCTGTTTGCACTGCAACGCTTCCGCCCCTCACCGTTTTATGCACTCGACGAGGTGGACAGCTTCCTCGATGGCGTGAATGTGGAGCGGCTTGCGGCCTTGATTGCCCGTCAGGCCGAAGAAGCCCAGTTCCTTGTCGTCAGCCACAGGCGACCGATGATTGGCGCCTCACAGCGCACCATCGGTGTGACCCAGGCCCGTGGCGCTCACACCCAGGTGGTGGGATTACCCGATGCAGCCTGAACAGCGAGCTCCCTGGTCTTGCGTCAAAATGAGTCGAATTGCTTCGGCTGAGGCCTGCGTTTGAGCTCGTCCCCGTCCCCCAACGACCCATTGGCAACCGTCCCCAGCGACAGGCTGTGGCTTCGCTCGGAATTAATGGGGACCCAAGTGATCACCAGAGATTCCGGCAGACGCTTGGGCGTTGTTGGTGAAGTGGTTGTGGATATCGACCGTCGCGAAGTGGTCGCCCTCGGCTTGAGAGACAACCCGCTCACCCGGTTCTTACCGGGACTCCCCCGTTGGATGCCCCTTGATCGCATACGGCAGGTGGGCGATGTGATCCTGGTTGACTCCGCAGACTCCCTCAGTGAGGGCTTTTCCCCGGACCGATACAGCCGGGTGATCAATTGCCAGGTGATCACAGAATCGGGTCAAACGCTCGGCCGCGTGTTGGGCTTCTCCTTCGACATCGAGACGGGCGAACTCACCACGCTTGTGATGGGAGCCGTTGGCGTTCCTCTCCTGGGGGAAGGCGTGCTGAGCACCTGGGAAATCCCTGTCGATGAAATCGTTAGCAGTGGCGCCGACCGAATCATTGTGTACGAGGGCGCCGAAGACAAACTCAAACAACTGAGCAGCGGGGTTCTGGAAAAACTGGGCGTTGGAGGGCCGAGCTGGGAGGAACAGGAGCGGGAGCGTTACAGAGTGAACATCGTCCCCGTTGAAAACCAGCTCAGCTCAGGACAAGCGGTGGAAGAGGCACCCAGAATGCTGGAAGCCTCAGAATCACAGCGCTTCGAAACAGAACGCGAACTCGAGTACGTCGAACTCGAAGATCGGCGCAGTGAGAACACGCGTGAACGTCGCTACTTCGATGAAGCACCGATGCAGGGGCGAGAGAACTCCTATCGAGAGCCCTACCGAGAACCAGAGAATTACAACGAGCCCCCGTCGTATCGCGAACCGCAGCCGTTCAGGGAGCAACAGGAGTACAACAAACCCGAGCGTTTTCGCGAACCCGAGTCTTTTCAGGACGAAGACCGTTATCAAGCGCCTCAGCGCACATCAGTGCCACCTCAGGAACTCGATGCAGCTCCACGCTTCGAGCAACGACCCAGACCAGCGTCTCGTCGTCCAATCGAACGGCC
This portion of the Synechococcus sp. ROS8604 genome encodes:
- the smc gene encoding chromosome segregation protein SMC, with the translated sequence MTIPLETGFTVVTGPNGSGKSNILDGILFCLGLANSRGMRADRLPDLVNSGMLKAGKSAETTVSVRFDLSDWQPDAAEEGIDPPEDGPWIQTDANAWTVTRKLRVMPGGSYSSTYSSDGEPCNLQQLQTQLRRLRIDPEGSNVVMQGDVTRIVSMSNRDRRGLIDELAGVALFDTRIEQSRRKLDDVQERQDRCRIVEQELLTARQRLEKDCAKARAYQDLRDQVQRGRQQELVLAFEAAEAELKQLKTRQQQLSEQEIRDSAAIKEKETTLSEQATRLQTLQESVKALGEDQLLSVQAELAGLDPQNRALERQATQHQQEGERLQGLRQTLTSRRQQLQADSEGLKQANNPEVLQAAEQACRDAEAAVEISRRRLGDVAGRSGAWLDEQRQRAARRSDLQTTLTPLQEEQQQLQERLRQDEARQSELQLERDEAGAEDREVQDQLEALEQEWQALLESLRSGKEQLQERAEAVAIQQRTRTRLEEEQTRLEREIARLESRREALQETRGTGALRLLLEAGLDGIHGAVAQLGDVEDRHRLALEVAAGARMAQVVVDDDRIAARAIDLLKSRRAGRLTFLPLNKIRSQAAGGSGGAAIARGRRPDGDQGAGLIARAVELIRYEPIYSDVFGYVFGDTQVFSDLGSARQQIGRFRAVTLEGELLEKSGAMTGGSFSQRSGGLSFGVSSDSDEAEPLRQRLLELGETLAACRREESRLLQALEQERPRLRQLEQRQAALDAERTAAKRAHGPLLERCRQRSERLNSLQANRTQQEQRLLVLKTTISPLLDELERMSTEERKVQAEADAGNWQQLQTELEQSDTALELARRHRDDRLQHQRERELAQTRIADQQQAIEEEENTLQRAVTALAEAHQSWRNEQKELQERRQTLESQQQILQTKFGEERRARDAAEASVAELRQNLQQARWELERLQEERQAIQEQLRSGGIRLEELKPTLPNPLPEIPEEIRDAGLEALQEQLQQLLKRMEALEPVNMLALEELTALEERLGDLGERLDVLSQEREELLLRIETVATLRQEAFMEAFQAVDGHFSEIFASLSEGDGKLQLDNPDDPLEGGLTLVAHPKGKAVRRLAAMSGGEKSLTALSFLFALQRFRPSPFYALDEVDSFLDGVNVERLAALIARQAEEAQFLVVSHRRPMIGASQRTIGVTQARGAHTQVVGLPDAA
- a CDS encoding PRC-barrel domain-containing protein, with the translated sequence MSSSPSPNDPLATVPSDRLWLRSELMGTQVITRDSGRRLGVVGEVVVDIDRREVVALGLRDNPLTRFLPGLPRWMPLDRIRQVGDVILVDSADSLSEGFSPDRYSRVINCQVITESGQTLGRVLGFSFDIETGELTTLVMGAVGVPLLGEGVLSTWEIPVDEIVSSGADRIIVYEGAEDKLKQLSSGVLEKLGVGGPSWEEQERERYRVNIVPVENQLSSGQAVEEAPRMLEASESQRFETERELEYVELEDRRSENTRERRYFDEAPMQGRENSYREPYREPENYNEPPSYREPQPFREQQEYNKPERFREPESFQDEDRYQAPQRTSVPPQELDAAPRFEQRPRPASRRPIERPGEPLDVEPIERLSPQNQESQPLDDPW